In Tiliqua scincoides isolate rTilSci1 chromosome 1, rTilSci1.hap2, whole genome shotgun sequence, the following are encoded in one genomic region:
- the ALG11 gene encoding GDP-Man:Man(3)GlcNAc(2)-PP-Dol alpha-1,2-mannosyltransferase: MSAWRFFRLLSTLFIPTMVASGILCICVLILLIGLRLWIRQRAIRQLRSRIEEVKRSLIIAFFHPYCSAGGGGERVLWCSLRALQKKYPDATYIVYTGDSDVTAENILEGAYRRFNIRLNQPVNFVFLKQRYLVEASLYPHFTLLGQSLGSLFLGWEALMKCVPDVYIDSMGYAFTLPLFKYLGGCRVGCYVHYPTISTDMLSVVRNQNVNFNNAAIITKNPLLSKLKLVYYYFFAFLYGLVGSCSDIVMVNSSWTLNHILSLWHCNDCTYVVYPPCDVQTFLDIPLHEEKNAVEQTIVSVNQFRPEKDHSLQIRAFAKLLEKIAGQQVLPKLILIGGCRNHEDDRRVNQLKELCQKLGVEKRVDFKVNIPFAELKKYLADATIGLHTMWNEHFGIGVVECMAAGTIILAHNSGGPKLDIVVPYDGNTTGFLAENEDSYAETMAHIFSLSPAKRIEIRQNARQSVRRFAEQEFEEAFLLSVEQLFK, from the exons ATGTCCGCTTGGCGGTTTTTCAG GTTGCTGTCAACTTTGTTTATCCCTACAATGGTGGCAAGTGGAATTCTGTGCATCTGTGTCCTCATACTGCTCATTGGTTTAAGGCTGTGGATCCGACAAAGAGCTATACGTCAGTTAAGAAGCCGAATAGAAGAAGTGAAAAGGTCACTTATAATTGCATTTTTTCATCCATATTGCAGTGCAGGTggtggaggagagagagtgtTGTGGTGTTCTCTAAGAGCACTGCAGAAAAA GTACCCAGATGCCACTTACATAGTCTATACTGGTGATAGTGATGTCACAGCTGAGAATATCCTCGAAGGTGCTTACAGACGATTCAACATCAGATTAAATCAACCTGTGAACTTCGTGTTTTTGAAGCAACGCTACCTAGTGGAAGCTTCCCTTTACCCTCATTTCACTCTATTGGGTCAGAGTTTAGGTTCTTTGTTTCTTGGCTGGGAAGCTCTTATGAAGTGTGTTCCTGATGTTTATATTGACTCCATGGGTTAtgccttcacacttcctctcttTAAATATTTAGGAGGTTGTAGGGTAGGCTGTTACGTTCACTACCCCACAATCAGTACTGATATGCTGTCTGTGGTCAGGAATCAGAATGTCAACTTTAATAATGCAGCAATCATCACAAAAAATCCCCTGTTAAGTAAACTGAAACTTGTGTACTACTACTTTTTCGCTTTCTTATATGGCTTAGTTGGATCTTGCAGTGATATTGTCATGGTTAATTCTTCATGGACTCTCAATCACATTCTTTCCCTTTGGCATTGCAATGACTGCACATATGTCGTGTATCCGCCTTGTGATGTTCAGACCTTCCTAGATATTCCTCTCCATGAAGAGAAGAATGCTGTGGAACAAACTATTGTTTCTGTAAACCAGTTTAGGCCAGAGAAGGATCACTCTTTGCAGATCAGAGCCTTTGCTAAGTTGTTGGAAAAGATTGCAGGGCAGCAGGTGCTGCCCAAGCTTATTCTTATTGGGGGCTGTCGTAATCACGAAGATGACCGACGTGTAAACCAACTTAAAGAGCTCTGCCAAAAATTGGGTGTTGAGAAAAGAGTGGACTTCAAAGTCAACATTCCATTTGCAGAGCTAAAGAAATATCTAGCAGATGCAACCATTGGTCTTCACACCATGTGGAATGAACATTTTGGGATTG GAGTCGTTGAATGTATGGCAGCTGGCACAATTATTCTTGCTCACAATTCTGGAGGACCCAAGTTAGACATCGTAGTGCCCTATGATGGAAATACAACTGGTTTTCTAGCAGAAAATGAGGATAGCTATGCAGAGACTATGGCTCATATCTTTTCATTATCTCCTGCAAAAAGGATAGAGATCAGACAAAATGCTCGTCAGTCTGTGAGAAGATTTGCTGAACAAGAATTTGAAGAAGCATTCCTGCTATCTGTGGAACAGTTATTTAAATAA